One segment of Niveibacterium microcysteis DNA contains the following:
- a CDS encoding ABC transporter ATP-binding protein has translation MNTALRDSTPVVAMRGVSKAYRLGEVQVPALHAADLDVSSGEMVALTGPSGSGKSTLLHIAGLIDTADTGDYALAGTATTQLNEARRTQLRRNAIGFVFQSFNLVPVMTVAENVEYPLFLDGVARREARERVAAMLERVGLADRAKHRPDELSGGQRQRVAIARALVKQPRLLIADEPTANLDSHTADEVIAVIRALCHEAGTACLIATHDDRLTAHCDRVLALRDGVLQ, from the coding sequence ATGAACACCGCCCTGCGCGACAGCACCCCAGTGGTCGCCATGCGTGGCGTCAGCAAGGCCTACCGGCTCGGTGAAGTGCAGGTCCCCGCGCTGCATGCAGCGGACCTCGACGTGAGCAGCGGCGAGATGGTCGCGCTCACCGGCCCCTCCGGTAGCGGCAAGAGCACCCTGCTGCACATCGCCGGGTTGATCGACACCGCCGATACCGGCGACTACGCCCTCGCTGGCACGGCCACCACGCAGCTCAACGAAGCGCGCCGCACGCAGTTGCGTCGCAACGCGATTGGCTTTGTGTTCCAGAGCTTCAACCTGGTGCCGGTAATGACGGTGGCGGAGAACGTCGAATACCCGCTGTTCCTCGACGGTGTGGCGCGTCGCGAGGCGCGCGAGCGCGTCGCCGCGATGCTCGAACGTGTCGGACTGGCCGACCGCGCCAAGCACCGGCCCGACGAACTTTCCGGCGGCCAGCGCCAACGTGTGGCGATTGCACGCGCGCTGGTCAAGCAACCGCGTTTGTTGATCGCCGACGAGCCGACCGCCAACCTCGATTCGCACACCGCGGACGAGGTGATCGCGGTGATCCGCGCGCTGTGCCACGAAGCCGGCACCGCCTGCCTGATCGCTACCCATGACGACCGCCTCACCGCGCATTGCGACCGTGTGCTCGCGCTGCGTGACGGAGTGCTGCAATGA
- a CDS encoding laminin B domain-containing protein — MPLATAMRRAFVALVAAAPILSIAAPAAHFDSGAEGWSVVDFGCCSTDYVTPSTFFAANWHAAGGAPGGYIDFADPSSGSFYFAASSAFTGDLSAYLGGTLGFARKVTVPEGSVQWRDDPDVVIVSGGQSYVWRGPANPGADWSTERVTLRATGWTVGGLGGPAVSDTAFAAALGKVSALYLRGETINGIVETTALDKVQISAVPEPTAALMLLTGLWMLALRRRRG; from the coding sequence ATGCCCCTTGCCACAGCGATGCGCCGCGCCTTCGTCGCGCTGGTCGCCGCCGCCCCGATCCTGTCAATCGCCGCCCCAGCCGCGCATTTCGACTCCGGCGCGGAAGGCTGGAGCGTCGTCGACTTCGGTTGTTGCAGCACCGACTACGTCACGCCATCAACGTTTTTCGCGGCGAACTGGCACGCCGCCGGCGGCGCGCCCGGCGGTTACATCGATTTCGCCGACCCGTCGAGCGGATCGTTCTACTTCGCCGCATCCAGCGCCTTCACCGGCGACCTCTCGGCCTACCTCGGCGGCACGCTCGGCTTCGCCCGCAAGGTCACTGTGCCGGAGGGCTCGGTGCAATGGCGGGACGACCCTGACGTCGTGATCGTCTCGGGCGGCCAGTCCTACGTCTGGCGTGGGCCGGCCAACCCGGGTGCAGACTGGAGCACCGAGCGGGTCACGCTGCGTGCCACGGGCTGGACCGTTGGCGGCCTCGGCGGCCCGGCGGTGTCGGACACCGCCTTCGCCGCTGCACTGGGCAAGGTCTCCGCGCTTTACCTGCGCGGCGAAACCATCAACGGCATCGTCGAGACGACCGCGCTGGACAAGGTGCAGATCAGCGCCGTACCGGAACCCACTGCCGCACTGATGCTGCTGACCGGGCTCTGGATGCTGGCGCTGCGCCGGCGGCGCGGCTAG
- a CDS encoding ABC transporter permease, whose amino-acid sequence MTTSLIRWIRFALRNTLRNRRRSLATVTLTALGSAAILVGGGFALYTYESLQQAAARDTGHLIVATKDFFDREEDTPMQFGIEHFDQLRDTLLAHREVRYVLPRLHFSGLISNGDKSVVMIGSGVDPQAEFSVRGPFLQLKAGKLLNEDAAKGPDVLIGADLAKSLKAGPGSALTLLGSTTAGALNAVDVKVRGVVSSGVPDIDKRLVLTSLATAQGLLATDKVSSVGVYLADMEQTATLRAKLTPQIAPLAMRTWEEEAFFYKAVRGLYDRIFGGLGLVIGLIVVGVVAGAMAMAIVERTREIGTLRAMGTSPWQLVRAFAIEGAALGAAGGLLGALVAGGVTIALMFAGLQMPPPPGRSVGYPLFITFSPELALITLAAVSVLAMISAAVVARIAVKKPIVEALGHV is encoded by the coding sequence ATGACCACATCGCTCATCCGCTGGATCCGCTTCGCGCTGCGCAACACGCTGCGCAACCGGCGCCGTTCGCTCGCCACGGTCACCCTCACCGCGCTCGGCAGCGCGGCGATTCTGGTCGGCGGCGGCTTCGCGCTCTACACCTATGAATCCTTGCAGCAAGCCGCCGCGCGAGACACCGGCCACCTGATCGTCGCCACGAAGGATTTCTTCGATCGAGAGGAAGACACGCCGATGCAGTTCGGCATCGAACACTTCGATCAACTGCGCGACACCCTGCTGGCACATCGTGAAGTGCGCTACGTGCTGCCGCGGCTGCACTTCTCCGGCCTCATCAGCAACGGCGACAAGTCGGTTGTGATGATCGGCAGCGGCGTCGACCCGCAGGCCGAGTTCTCGGTGCGCGGCCCCTTCCTGCAGCTGAAGGCGGGCAAGCTGCTCAACGAGGATGCCGCCAAGGGGCCAGATGTGCTGATTGGCGCGGATCTCGCGAAGAGCCTCAAAGCTGGCCCCGGCAGCGCACTGACGTTGCTCGGCTCGACCACCGCCGGCGCACTCAATGCGGTGGATGTGAAGGTACGCGGTGTGGTCAGCAGCGGCGTGCCGGACATCGACAAGCGTCTCGTGCTGACCAGCCTCGCGACCGCGCAAGGCCTGCTCGCAACCGATAAGGTCAGCAGCGTCGGCGTGTATCTCGCCGATATGGAACAGACCGCCACCCTGCGCGCCAAGCTCACGCCGCAGATCGCGCCGCTCGCAATGCGCACCTGGGAAGAGGAGGCTTTCTTCTACAAGGCAGTGCGCGGCTTGTACGACCGGATTTTCGGCGGGCTCGGCCTCGTTATCGGGCTGATCGTAGTGGGGGTCGTGGCCGGTGCGATGGCGATGGCAATCGTTGAGCGCACACGCGAGATCGGCACCTTGCGGGCAATGGGCACCTCGCCGTGGCAGCTCGTACGGGCCTTCGCGATCGAAGGTGCGGCACTCGGTGCAGCGGGGGGTTTGCTGGGCGCGCTGGTCGCGGGCGGCGTCACCATCGCGCTGATGTTCGCCGGCCTGCAGATGCCACCACCGCCGGGGCGCTCGGTCGGCTACCCGCTGTTCATCACCTTCTCGCCCGAGCTTGCGTTGATCACGCTCGCAGCCGTCAGTGTGCTGGCGATGATCTCGGCCGCCGTGGTCGCACGCATCGCGGTGAAGAAACCGATTGTGGAGGCACTGGGCCATGTTTGA
- a CDS encoding DUF1566 domain-containing protein — protein sequence MRHGKWSLRGALFIACLGFANIASPERYAQHDGIVTDPRSGLAWSQSDNGTEISWPDAVNECAARGDGWRLPSIDELEALYDPAESVACGGNFCHAASVFALSGGWFWSGEGSGTSQAWGYNLDIGRRDLSAITGSSYGRALCVRGG from the coding sequence GTGAGACACGGGAAGTGGTCGCTGCGCGGGGCGCTGTTCATCGCCTGCCTGGGTTTCGCCAACATCGCGTCACCTGAACGCTACGCCCAGCACGATGGCATCGTGACTGACCCGCGCAGCGGTTTGGCGTGGAGCCAAAGTGACAACGGCACCGAGATTTCCTGGCCCGATGCTGTGAACGAGTGTGCTGCGCGTGGCGATGGATGGCGGCTTCCGTCCATCGACGAACTCGAAGCGTTGTACGACCCTGCCGAGTCCGTCGCGTGCGGCGGAAACTTCTGCCATGCCGCGTCAGTCTTCGCGCTCAGTGGTGGCTGGTTCTGGAGCGGGGAGGGTAGCGGCACGTCGCAGGCTTGGGGCTACAACCTCGACATCGGTCGGCGCGATCTGAGCGCGATCACAGGCAGCAGTTACGGCCGCGCGCTGTGCGTGCGGGGAGGGTGA
- a CDS encoding AHH domain-containing protein produces the protein MTELVEGVLIGMVLEHDKNDCPFCVSNEKAKPNPVPVSKGEASWEEDADKLIGNDAGELENNMSTPRPQKWYLEDAVARELNIATPHKITPNPHHLIPGNEALKQVRTLLSWIFEDKSKIENDIGYDVNNGENGIWLPSNNSMRGVSWWSGDTQIIRKAKYAKSAMKVSGGLFHDRHIDPYSEFVQEILNKIADRMNGLQAQDPKCPFKVEKGHNTRYKPPYALVNRLNGVTRRLSGYLKTSATPTNYFYTSKLVKKAREV, from the coding sequence ATGACTGAACTCGTTGAGGGCGTATTGATCGGAATGGTGCTCGAGCACGACAAGAACGACTGCCCGTTCTGTGTCAGTAACGAGAAGGCGAAGCCCAATCCGGTGCCCGTGAGCAAGGGCGAAGCTAGCTGGGAAGAGGACGCCGACAAGCTGATAGGCAATGACGCAGGCGAACTTGAAAACAACATGAGTACGCCCAGACCGCAGAAGTGGTATCTGGAAGACGCAGTCGCACGCGAACTGAATATCGCGACGCCACACAAGATCACGCCGAACCCGCACCACCTTATCCCGGGCAATGAAGCGCTGAAGCAGGTACGTACATTGTTGTCCTGGATATTTGAAGACAAGAGCAAGATCGAGAACGACATCGGTTACGACGTTAACAACGGCGAAAACGGTATCTGGCTACCAAGCAACAACTCCATGCGTGGCGTTTCATGGTGGAGCGGGGATACCCAGATCATTCGCAAAGCGAAGTATGCGAAGTCCGCGATGAAAGTCTCTGGCGGGTTGTTTCACGACCGCCATATCGACCCCTACTCGGAATTCGTACAGGAGATTCTGAACAAGATTGCGGATCGGATGAATGGCCTTCAAGCTCAGGATCCAAAATGTCCGTTCAAGGTTGAAAAGGGCCATAACACTCGCTACAAGCCGCCATATGCGCTGGTTAATCGACTCAACGGTGTAACGCGACGCCTGAGCGGCTACCTGAAAACCAGCGCGACACCGACCAACTATTTCTACACCTCGAAACTCGTGAAGAAGGCGCGCGAGGTGTAG
- a CDS encoding outer membrane lipoprotein-sorting protein has translation MFDLNFIQRGLALGALALCASAAYAESPEALLKRADAWRLSADNMKVETRIEVMKNGALEKERDYLVFLRPGRESLVLMQSPAEKGQKVLMKADDFWMILPGSQRPIRITPTQKLIGDAAAGDVATLSWSEDYTPAQAEAEKCDSGACTHLTLKAKQASVTYARIELWVDTKTAQPLKADLFVVSEKLAKRASFEVGTVSGKPQVTSMTIDDEILTNRRTVLHYRSRTAYEAPEAWFNPMYLTRNTVTP, from the coding sequence ATGTTTGATCTGAACTTCATCCAACGCGGTCTGGCACTGGGCGCACTGGCCCTTTGCGCCAGCGCGGCATACGCCGAATCGCCCGAGGCTCTGCTCAAGCGCGCCGATGCCTGGCGCTTGTCGGCCGACAACATGAAGGTGGAAACCCGCATCGAGGTGATGAAGAACGGCGCGCTGGAGAAGGAACGCGACTACCTCGTCTTCCTGCGCCCCGGCCGCGAGTCGCTGGTGCTGATGCAATCGCCGGCCGAGAAGGGCCAGAAGGTGCTGATGAAGGCCGACGACTTCTGGATGATCCTGCCCGGCAGCCAGCGCCCGATCCGCATCACGCCGACGCAGAAGCTGATCGGCGATGCGGCGGCCGGCGACGTGGCGACGCTGTCGTGGTCCGAGGACTACACGCCGGCGCAGGCCGAAGCCGAGAAGTGCGACAGCGGCGCCTGCACCCATCTCACGCTGAAGGCAAAGCAGGCGTCGGTGACCTACGCGCGTATCGAGCTTTGGGTCGACACGAAGACCGCGCAACCGCTGAAGGCCGATCTGTTCGTCGTGTCCGAAAAACTCGCGAAGCGCGCGAGCTTCGAAGTCGGCACGGTGTCCGGCAAGCCGCAGGTGACCAGCATGACCATCGACGACGAGATCCTCACCAATCGCCGTACCGTGCTGCATTACCGCAGCCGCACCGCGTACGAAGCGCCGGAAGCGTGGTTCAACCCGATGTACCTGACGCGCAACACGGTCACGCCATGA
- a CDS encoding imm11 family protein, with protein MSSYYMLECIAPEDWDDPALVEGIAPPTGEDSWRLGRRFLNPPTRPIEVSLHADYGIQLKELRNVDTLLMTKRLHKALLDAGVSNLDAYPTIIRHRSRPFETDDYVACNLIGLVSAVDAAKSRIIGSSPDGLIDTDFESVALDDRKAQGALMFRLAENTSAVIVHESVKDYLQANGFDMLTFVPPSEWIG; from the coding sequence ATGAGCAGTTACTACATGCTTGAGTGCATTGCGCCGGAAGATTGGGATGATCCCGCTCTGGTCGAGGGGATCGCTCCGCCCACGGGTGAGGATTCATGGCGGCTTGGGCGGCGGTTTCTCAATCCGCCGACGCGACCGATTGAAGTCAGTCTTCATGCCGACTACGGCATCCAGCTCAAAGAGCTACGCAACGTTGACACCCTGCTCATGACAAAGCGCCTACACAAAGCCCTTCTGGACGCTGGAGTGAGTAACCTCGATGCCTACCCCACGATCATCCGACACCGCAGCCGCCCGTTTGAAACGGACGACTATGTCGCTTGCAACCTGATCGGGCTGGTCTCGGCGGTCGATGCGGCCAAGTCGAGAATTATCGGATCAAGCCCTGACGGGTTGATTGACACCGATTTCGAGTCCGTCGCACTGGATGACCGCAAGGCGCAGGGGGCGCTGATGTTCCGCCTGGCGGAGAACACAAGCGCCGTTATCGTGCATGAGTCAGTAAAAGACTACCTACAAGCCAACGGATTCGACATGCTGACCTTCGTGCCGCCAAGCGAGTGGATCGGGTGA
- a CDS encoding outer membrane beta-barrel protein — MKIRLSCILPLAMLALAAPAHATDSAITAYGAFRSGGDFQNATTGENLKVESSGTGAIALDLPYDGSRQLQLFLSHQRSHLDYTQSAAPKTTATMPLSVTYFHLGGTYFFEGPVGSGPYVVGGIGGTLLALDGEGYGNELRPSMNLGLGYQFMLGKHAALRLEGRFYSTLINSSGGLFCSGGCVLQIQGDLFSQGEGMLGVSVPF, encoded by the coding sequence ATGAAGATCAGACTCTCCTGCATCCTGCCGCTGGCTATGCTCGCCCTGGCAGCCCCTGCTCATGCGACCGACAGTGCCATCACCGCGTATGGCGCGTTCCGAAGCGGCGGCGATTTCCAGAACGCCACCACCGGCGAGAACTTGAAAGTGGAAAGCTCCGGCACAGGTGCGATCGCGCTGGACTTGCCGTATGACGGCAGCCGGCAGCTGCAGCTCTTCCTGTCGCACCAGCGCTCCCACCTCGATTACACGCAAAGCGCAGCGCCGAAGACCACCGCGACGATGCCGCTGTCTGTCACCTACTTCCATCTTGGCGGCACCTACTTCTTCGAAGGCCCGGTTGGCAGCGGGCCCTATGTGGTCGGCGGTATCGGTGGCACGCTGCTGGCGCTGGACGGCGAGGGCTATGGCAACGAACTGCGGCCCTCGATGAACCTGGGCTTGGGCTACCAGTTCATGCTCGGCAAGCACGCCGCGCTGCGCCTTGAAGGCCGCTTCTATTCCACGCTGATCAACAGCAGTGGCGGCTTGTTTTGCTCAGGTGGCTGCGTGCTGCAGATTCAGGGGGATCTCTTCTCGCAGGGCGAGGGCATGCTCGGGGTGTCGGTGCCGTTCTGA